One segment of Aulosira sp. FACHB-615 DNA contains the following:
- a CDS encoding polysaccharide deacetylase family protein codes for MKEKDLKLYRIFGCVAIAFCVTSCSTSAKLENTQSMNKVHAAPVPDQPVTSPTDAKSQPSTKPENLNFEVPAKFQGKTLYKIEPSNQEKVIALTVDDGPWPKTTLQMLDIFKANNVKVTFFWVGSALQANPEIAKRVVAEGHAIGNHTWHHWYKNMDAATAKKEIDRTSELIYKTTGVKTTLFRPPGGFLNNGLAAYAKSQKYSVVMWSLTSADTDPRAKPQAFVKNVLKGAKPGAIVLMHDGGGDRHRTVEALPKIITGLKQQGYRFVTIPELLEKSGK; via the coding sequence GTGAAAGAAAAAGACCTGAAGTTATACAGAATATTTGGTTGTGTAGCGATCGCCTTTTGTGTAACAAGCTGTAGCACGTCTGCAAAATTGGAAAATACCCAATCAATGAACAAAGTCCATGCAGCACCAGTGCCAGATCAACCAGTAACCAGTCCAACAGATGCTAAATCACAGCCATCAACTAAGCCAGAAAACCTTAATTTCGAGGTTCCGGCGAAATTTCAAGGAAAAACCTTATATAAAATAGAGCCTAGTAATCAAGAGAAAGTTATTGCCTTGACTGTCGATGATGGCCCCTGGCCAAAAACAACCTTACAAATGCTGGATATATTCAAAGCAAATAACGTCAAGGTGACATTCTTTTGGGTAGGGAGTGCTTTACAAGCCAATCCTGAAATTGCCAAGCGAGTTGTAGCTGAAGGACACGCCATCGGCAACCATACTTGGCATCACTGGTATAAAAACATGGATGCAGCCACAGCCAAAAAGGAAATTGACCGCACCTCTGAATTGATTTACAAAACAACAGGAGTCAAAACAACTTTGTTTCGACCTCCTGGGGGCTTTCTAAATAATGGATTAGCAGCTTACGCCAAAAGCCAGAAATATTCTGTAGTTATGTGGTCTTTGACTTCTGCCGACACAGACCCCCGTGCTAAACCCCAAGCATTTGTTAAAAATGTTTTGAAAGGCGCAAAACCAGGAGCTATTGTTCTAATGCACGATGGTGGAGGCGATCGCCATAGAACAGTAGAAGCATTGCCAAAAATCATCACAGGGCTGAAACAGCAAGGCTACCGATTCGTGACAATACCAGAACTGCTAGAAAAAAGTGGAAAGT
- a CDS encoding tetratricopeptide repeat protein has product MTQSFNAVQEWEKRRDQATRYYQEGKLQESLALATKNLELAREISDRAKEGYTLNDLGLAHLGCWQPQKALECFEQALLVAQEISNASAEATALSNLGSTYSRLGKFSQALKYLDQALDIFRRLHDTQGEVSTLNDVALIYTKLGEPKRALLLQNQILSMRRFLGDFSGEAATLNGLGFAYSLLGKHGQALEYLQEALSIQRAVKNLVGEATTMNNIASVYSDLGQPKQALLIYYQVLLSRRALKDISGEATTLNNIGYTYSILGNNWQAMKFYKQAIAIYQQLGDRLGEISTLLNMGSLYASTKRKRKALSCYQNAHELSQQIESQPLLQKVQQHIDSLL; this is encoded by the coding sequence ATGACGCAATCATTTAATGCAGTCCAAGAGTGGGAAAAACGTCGAGATCAAGCAACCCGCTACTACCAGGAAGGAAAACTTCAAGAATCACTCGCCCTGGCAACAAAAAATCTAGAATTAGCTAGAGAAATTTCTGATCGAGCCAAAGAGGGTTATACATTAAACGACCTCGGTTTAGCGCACCTTGGTTGCTGGCAACCTCAAAAAGCATTAGAGTGTTTTGAGCAGGCGCTTTTGGTTGCTCAAGAGATAAGTAACGCCAGCGCCGAAGCCACCGCCTTGAGTAATCTTGGTTCTACTTACAGCCGTCTGGGAAAGTTTTCGCAAGCATTGAAATATTTAGATCAAGCCTTAGATATTTTTAGAAGATTGCACGATACTCAAGGTGAAGTTTCCACGCTCAATGATGTGGCACTAATTTACACCAAATTGGGAGAACCCAAACGCGCACTGTTGCTACAAAACCAAATTCTCTCAATGCGACGATTTTTAGGCGATTTTTCTGGTGAAGCAGCAACATTAAATGGTCTTGGGTTTGCTTACAGTCTTTTAGGCAAACATGGGCAAGCCCTAGAATATTTACAGGAAGCACTTTCTATTCAAAGAGCCGTGAAAAATTTGGTGGGTGAAGCAACCACGATGAATAATATTGCTTCTGTTTACAGTGATTTAGGTCAACCTAAACAAGCACTGCTAATTTACTATCAAGTACTTTTATCTCGTCGCGCCCTCAAAGACATTTCTGGTGAAGCCACAACCTTGAATAATATTGGTTATACCTACAGCATTTTAGGTAATAACTGGCAGGCGATGAAATTTTATAAACAAGCGATCGCAATTTATCAACAATTAGGCGATCGCTTGGGAGAAATTTCGACTTTACTAAATATGGGCAGTTTGTACGCATCAACAAAACGCAAAAGAAAAGCCCTATCTTGCTACCAAAATGCCCATGAATTATCTCAGCAAATCGAGTCTCAGCCACTTTTACAGAAAGTACAGCAGCACATAGACTCTCTTTTATAG
- a CDS encoding DNA cytosine methyltransferase has protein sequence MRKRRPIAVDLFAGAGGMTLGFEQAGFDVLAAVEIDPIHCATHEFNFPGCTVFCKSVEDTTGKEIRKRSKIGSREIDAVICGSPCQGFSLMGKRVFDDPRNSLVFHFHRLVLELQPKYFVMENVRGITVGEHKQILKSLISEFQTHGYQVEENYQILNAAHYGVPQSRERLFLLGARGDVNLPKYPQPITQIAKPNQSISQNALPLSPTVWDAIGDLPEVENYAELLEKDWVFADYGKPSDYALILRGISNLADDYSCDRQFDARILSSSFRTQHTPTTIQRFQETPQGEREPISRFHKLHPAGVCNTLRAGTDRHRGSFTSPRPIHPMTPRCITVREAARLHSYPDWFRFHVTKWHGFRQVGNSVPPLLAKAVATEIIRSLNTIPIKPKFPQQLGDEKLLQLKILQATQHYLKT, from the coding sequence ATGAGAAAACGACGACCAATCGCAGTTGATTTGTTCGCAGGCGCAGGTGGTATGACCCTTGGCTTTGAACAAGCTGGCTTTGATGTATTGGCCGCCGTCGAAATTGATCCTATCCACTGCGCTACTCACGAATTTAACTTTCCGGGGTGTACAGTTTTTTGTAAAAGCGTAGAAGACACCACAGGCAAAGAAATTCGCAAACGTTCCAAAATTGGCAGTCGTGAAATTGATGCGGTTATTTGTGGTAGTCCCTGTCAAGGCTTTTCCCTGATGGGTAAACGGGTTTTTGATGACCCGCGTAACTCTTTAGTATTTCACTTTCATCGATTGGTGTTAGAACTACAACCAAAATATTTTGTGATGGAAAATGTTCGCGGTATAACCGTTGGCGAACACAAACAAATTCTGAAAAGTTTAATTAGTGAGTTTCAAACTCACGGCTATCAGGTAGAAGAAAATTATCAAATTCTGAATGCTGCTCATTATGGTGTACCACAATCCCGTGAGCGATTATTTCTGTTAGGCGCGAGAGGAGATGTCAACTTACCCAAGTATCCCCAACCAATTACCCAAATAGCCAAGCCAAATCAGTCAATATCACAAAATGCTTTACCACTGAGTCCGACAGTGTGGGATGCAATTGGTGATCTCCCAGAAGTAGAAAATTATGCAGAGTTATTAGAAAAAGATTGGGTATTTGCTGATTATGGCAAACCGAGTGATTATGCCTTGATACTGCGCGGTATTAGTAATTTAGCAGATGATTATAGCTGCGATCGCCAATTCGATGCCCGCATTCTCTCTTCTAGTTTCCGCACTCAACACACACCCACAACCATTCAACGTTTTCAAGAAACTCCCCAAGGCGAAAGAGAACCCATCAGCCGTTTTCATAAACTGCATCCGGCTGGTGTCTGCAATACCTTACGCGCCGGAACAGATAGACACAGGGGTTCTTTCACTTCTCCGCGACCAATTCATCCCATGACACCCCGTTGCATCACAGTCAGAGAAGCTGCACGGCTTCATTCTTACCCAGACTGGTTTCGATTTCACGTCACTAAATGGCATGGTTTTCGCCAAGTCGGTAATTCTGTACCGCCACTATTAGCCAAAGCTGTCGCCACCGAGATTATCCGCAGTTTAAATACCATCCCCATCAAACCCAAGTTTCCACAGCAGCTAGGAGATGAAAAGCTATTGCAATTGAAGATATTGCAAGCTACACAACATTATTTAAAGACTTAA
- the lpxB gene encoding lipid-A-disaccharide synthase produces MRIFISTGEVSGDLQGSLLIAAMQRQAAAAGLALEIVALGGEKMAKAGANILGNTSGIGSMGLLESLPYVVPTLLVQRKAIAYLKQNPPDLVVLIDYMGPNLGIGTYMRQNLPDVPVVYYIAPQEWVWSMSLRNTSRIVGFTDKLLAIFPEEARYYQENGGNVSWVGHPLIDRMQNVPNRQAARAELGIAPEQIAIALLPASRQQELKYLLPVIFQAAQTIQAKLPEAHFWIPLSLESFKQPIESAIQNYGLRATIVSGQQKEVFAAADFAITKSGTVNLELALFNVPQVVVYRLNAVTVWIARKILKGSIPFASPVNLVVMREIVPELLQEQATPENITQAAMEILLNPERRRQTLTDYAQMRQCLGDIGVCDRAAQEILQMLTEV; encoded by the coding sequence ATGCGGATATTTATCAGCACTGGCGAAGTGTCTGGCGATTTGCAAGGTTCGCTGTTGATTGCAGCAATGCAACGCCAAGCTGCTGCTGCTGGGTTGGCGTTAGAAATTGTCGCCCTCGGTGGCGAAAAAATGGCAAAGGCAGGGGCAAATATTTTGGGCAATACCAGTGGGATTGGCTCAATGGGTCTTTTAGAATCTTTGCCTTATGTTGTACCCACTTTATTAGTACAACGAAAAGCGATCGCCTATCTCAAGCAAAACCCGCCAGACTTAGTGGTGCTGATTGATTATATGGGGCCAAACCTCGGCATCGGCACTTATATGCGACAAAATCTGCCAGATGTGCCTGTGGTTTATTACATTGCCCCACAAGAGTGGGTTTGGTCAATGAGTCTGCGAAATACCTCTCGCATCGTTGGTTTTACAGACAAACTCTTAGCAATATTCCCCGAAGAAGCCAGATATTATCAAGAAAATGGCGGAAATGTCAGTTGGGTGGGACATCCGTTAATTGATCGGATGCAGAATGTACCTAATCGTCAGGCGGCGCGTGCTGAATTAGGAATTGCACCAGAACAAATTGCGATCGCACTTCTCCCCGCTTCTCGTCAGCAAGAACTAAAATATCTTTTACCAGTCATTTTTCAAGCAGCGCAGACAATTCAAGCCAAGTTACCAGAAGCTCACTTTTGGATTCCTTTATCTTTGGAAAGCTTTAAACAACCAATAGAGTCAGCAATTCAAAATTACGGTTTACGAGCCACAATTGTCTCTGGTCAACAAAAAGAAGTGTTTGCTGCGGCTGATTTCGCCATTACTAAATCTGGCACAGTCAATTTAGAACTGGCGCTGTTTAACGTGCCGCAAGTTGTAGTTTATCGCCTCAATGCCGTTACCGTTTGGATTGCGCGGAAAATCCTCAAAGGTTCCATTCCCTTTGCTTCTCCAGTCAACTTAGTGGTAATGCGGGAAATTGTACCAGAGTTGTTACAAGAACAAGCCACACCAGAGAATATTACCCAAGCCGCAATGGAAATACTACTGAATCCTGAACGCAGACGGCAGACATTGACAGATTATGCCCAAATGCGACAATGTTTAGGAGATATTGGCGTATGCGATCGCGCGGCTCAAGAAATTTTGCAAATGCTAACTGAAGTGTGA
- the lpxA gene encoding acyl-ACP--UDP-N-acetylglucosamine O-acyltransferase, protein MKTLIHPTAVVHPKAELHPTVQVGAYAVIGAHVKVGPETIIGAHVVLEGPCEIGARNQIFPGAAIGMEPQDLKFVGEPTWVKIGDDNVIREYVTVNRATGEGEATIIGSNNLLMAYVHVAHNCIIEDHVIIPNSVALAGHVHIESRARLGGVLGVHQFVHIGRHSMVGGMSRIDRDVPPYMLVEGNPVRVRTLNLVGLKRSGMSASDLQTLKKAFRILYRSNLSFKEALEQLEQLGDTEELQHLRRFILLSQMPGRRGLIPGRGKAGTSDDS, encoded by the coding sequence TTGAAGACTCTTATTCATCCAACGGCGGTAGTTCATCCTAAAGCGGAACTCCACCCTACAGTGCAAGTTGGTGCCTATGCTGTGATTGGAGCGCATGTCAAAGTTGGCCCAGAAACAATTATTGGCGCTCATGTAGTGCTGGAAGGGCCTTGCGAAATTGGGGCGCGAAATCAGATTTTTCCAGGTGCAGCTATTGGTATGGAACCCCAGGATCTCAAATTTGTAGGAGAGCCAACCTGGGTAAAAATCGGTGACGACAATGTAATTCGAGAGTATGTCACCGTTAACCGTGCCACAGGTGAGGGAGAAGCCACAATCATCGGCAGTAATAATTTGCTGATGGCTTATGTGCATGTGGCGCATAATTGCATCATTGAAGATCATGTAATTATTCCCAACTCGGTAGCTTTAGCAGGTCATGTGCATATCGAGTCTCGCGCCAGATTAGGCGGCGTTTTGGGAGTTCATCAATTTGTCCATATTGGTAGACACTCAATGGTAGGTGGGATGTCTCGCATTGATCGGGATGTGCCGCCATATATGCTAGTAGAAGGTAATCCAGTACGGGTCAGAACCCTGAATTTGGTGGGGCTGAAGCGTTCTGGAATGTCCGCCAGTGACCTGCAAACCCTCAAAAAAGCCTTCCGCATTCTCTACCGTTCTAACTTGAGTTTCAAAGAAGCATTAGAACAGTTAGAACAGCTAGGAGATACAGAAGAACTACAACATTTGCGTCGTTTTATACTCTTGTCTCAAATGCCAGGAAGACGTGGCTTGATTCCAGGTAGAGGTAAAGCAGGCACAAGTGATGATTCTTAA
- the fabZ gene encoding 3-hydroxyacyl-ACP dehydratase FabZ — protein MSSILAEVNSSDAIASSSDTTQTPTAPEVKKTFTSEEIQQLLPHRYPFLLVDKIIDYVPGKVAVGVKNVTINEPQFQGHFPGRPLMPGVLIVEAMAQVGGIVLTQLPEYNAGGLFVFAGIDKARFRRQVVPGDQLIMTVELLCIKQRRFGKMQARAEVDGQLAAEGELMFSLVG, from the coding sequence ATGTCGTCAATTCTTGCAGAAGTAAATAGTAGCGATGCGATCGCATCCTCATCTGATACCACCCAAACTCCCACTGCACCGGAAGTGAAAAAAACCTTCACATCCGAAGAAATTCAGCAGTTGCTCCCCCATCGCTATCCATTTCTACTGGTAGACAAAATTATTGACTATGTACCAGGAAAAGTGGCTGTAGGCGTTAAAAATGTTACTATTAACGAACCTCAATTTCAAGGACATTTCCCCGGTAGACCACTCATGCCAGGTGTGCTAATTGTCGAAGCAATGGCACAAGTCGGTGGAATTGTGTTAACACAACTACCAGAATACAATGCAGGTGGACTGTTTGTCTTTGCTGGCATTGATAAAGCCCGCTTTCGTCGTCAAGTTGTCCCTGGAGATCAACTGATTATGACAGTGGAACTGTTATGTATCAAACAACGTCGGTTTGGGAAGATGCAAGCTCGGGCCGAAGTTGACGGACAACTCGCTGCTGAAGGCGAATTGATGTTTTCTTTAGTTGGTTAA
- the lpxC gene encoding UDP-3-O-acyl-N-acetylglucosamine deacetylase codes for MQQHTIAGEICQTGVGLHSGIATNVRILPAPANSGRYFVRVDLPDLPIIPAQIAAVNETVLSTQLGKGAASVRTVEHLLATLSSMGVNNARIEIDGPEVPLLDGSAQIWAASVAQVGLQPQTVDDNSAQWVLAEPIWIYQNDAFVCAIPAAETRFSYGIDFDLPAIGNQWHSWLLAADVGEAAVSFAAEIAPARTFGLLHQIEYLQQAGLIKGGSLDNALVCGSEGWLNPPLRFANEPVRHKMLDLVGDLSLLGNFPQAHFLAYKASHNLHIQLAERILAAQQNPTDKI; via the coding sequence ATGCAACAGCACACCATCGCCGGGGAAATCTGCCAAACAGGAGTCGGACTGCATAGCGGTATTGCTACCAATGTGCGGATATTACCAGCCCCAGCCAATAGCGGGCGTTATTTTGTGCGGGTAGATTTGCCAGATTTGCCAATCATTCCCGCCCAAATTGCCGCAGTCAATGAAACTGTACTGTCTACTCAATTGGGTAAAGGTGCAGCATCTGTCCGTACAGTCGAGCATTTATTGGCAACCTTGTCAAGTATGGGTGTGAATAATGCCCGCATTGAAATTGATGGGCCAGAAGTGCCGTTGTTGGATGGTTCAGCCCAAATTTGGGCTGCTAGTGTGGCTCAAGTTGGCTTACAACCGCAAACAGTAGACGATAACTCAGCGCAATGGGTTCTTGCAGAACCAATCTGGATTTATCAAAATGATGCCTTTGTTTGTGCTATCCCAGCCGCAGAAACCCGCTTTAGCTATGGGATTGATTTTGATTTACCTGCAATTGGCAATCAATGGCACAGTTGGTTATTAGCGGCTGATGTCGGTGAGGCGGCTGTTAGCTTTGCGGCGGAAATTGCCCCTGCGCGTACCTTTGGTTTATTACATCAAATAGAATACTTACAACAGGCTGGATTAATTAAAGGCGGCAGCTTAGACAATGCACTGGTTTGCGGCTCTGAAGGATGGTTAAATCCGCCATTAAGATTTGCAAATGAGCCAGTCCGTCATAAGATGTTGGACTTAGTAGGAGATTTGAGTTTATTGGGAAATTTCCCCCAAGCTCATTTCTTAGCGTATAAAGCCAGCCACAATTTACATATTCAACTCGCCGAAAGGATTTTAGCGGCACAGCAAAATCCCACTGACAAAATCTGA
- a CDS encoding BamA/TamA family outer membrane protein, whose translation MRLSPILVAAVAIAAPLSGSFRANAQTAEDLQPTAKILKPATKQPQEKDAGQSSARESLPTAIASPEAKVLKDTQPKSVTILPTPSDAKSQVIVPTIAQTPETIPNSDTQQPNTIPDSSTPATQPASPENTTPATIEPASPQNPQPENTTPPTTIEPAFPQNPQPENTTPPTIEPAFPQNPQPENTTPPTIEPAFPTSPGNTQPNGATESTEPRVLVSEVVVKPQAGQLPPELEDRVYQVIRTQPGRTTTRTQLQEDINSIFGTGFFSNVQAVPEDTPLGVRVSFIVQPNPVLTKVQVEANPGTGVASVLPASTADEVFKDQYGKILNLRDLQEGIKTLSKRYQDQGYVLANVIGAPQVSENGVVTLQVAEGVVENIKVRFRNKEGQETDDQGRPIRGRTQEYIITREVELKPGQIFNRNIVQKDLQRVFGLGLFEDVNVSLDPGTDPSKVDVVINVAERSSGSIAAGAGISSASGLFGTVSYQQQNLNGRNQKLGAEVQVGTRELLFDLRYTDPWIAGDPYRTSYTANIFRRSSISLVFEGDENNVETFRAGDDDGDRPRVLRLGGGVTFTRPLSKNPYERSEWTASAGLQYQRVSTRDADGNLRRFGTVYNNGQAGELIPLSFSGTGQDDLVLLQLGTQRDRRNNALQPTSGSFLRFGVDQSLPIGEGNILLTRLRGSYSQYIPVKLLNFSKGAQTLAFNIQGGTILGDLPPYEAFTLGGSNSVRGYEEGTLASSRSYVQATLEYRFPVFSIVSGAAFVDFGTDLGTNTRAADVLNKNGTGYGYGLGVRVQSPLGPIRIDYGINDDGDSRINFGIGERF comes from the coding sequence ATGCGTTTATCTCCTATATTAGTAGCAGCTGTAGCAATTGCAGCGCCATTAAGTGGCTCTTTTAGAGCGAATGCCCAAACTGCTGAAGATTTACAACCCACAGCGAAAATTTTAAAACCCGCTACAAAGCAGCCACAAGAGAAGGACGCAGGGCAAAGTTCAGCGAGGGAAAGTTTACCAACTGCGATCGCCTCCCCAGAGGCTAAAGTACTCAAAGATACTCAACCAAAATCTGTGACCATTTTGCCAACACCATCAGATGCAAAATCACAGGTGATAGTCCCAACCATTGCCCAAACGCCAGAAACAATCCCCAACTCTGATACTCAACAGCCCAACACCATTCCTGATAGTTCCACTCCAGCAACACAACCTGCATCTCCAGAAAATACTACCCCAGCAACCATCGAACCGGCATCTCCCCAAAATCCCCAGCCGGAAAATACTACTCCCCCCACTACCATCGAACCGGCATTTCCCCAAAACCCTCAGCCGGAAAATACCACCCCCCCAACCATCGAACCGGCATTTCCCCAAAATCCCCAGCCAGAAAATACCACCCCCCCCACCATCGAACCTGCGTTTCCCACATCTCCAGGGAATACCCAACCGAATGGCGCTACCGAATCAACAGAACCAAGGGTATTGGTATCAGAAGTAGTCGTCAAACCCCAAGCAGGACAATTACCCCCAGAATTAGAAGATCGAGTTTATCAAGTCATTCGGACTCAACCAGGGCGAACAACCACCCGCACCCAACTACAAGAAGATATTAATTCGATTTTTGGTACAGGTTTCTTTTCTAACGTCCAAGCTGTACCAGAAGATACACCCTTGGGCGTGCGAGTCAGCTTTATTGTCCAGCCCAACCCCGTACTTACAAAAGTGCAAGTCGAAGCTAATCCTGGAACTGGTGTTGCTTCGGTTCTGCCAGCAAGTACGGCGGATGAAGTTTTTAAAGATCAGTATGGTAAAATCCTCAACCTACGCGACTTGCAAGAAGGAATCAAGACCTTAAGCAAACGCTATCAAGACCAAGGTTATGTGTTAGCCAATGTGATTGGTGCGCCCCAAGTTTCCGAAAATGGGGTGGTGACGCTGCAAGTCGCCGAAGGCGTAGTGGAAAATATTAAAGTCCGGTTCCGCAACAAAGAAGGTCAAGAAACAGACGACCAAGGTAGACCAATTCGCGGACGGACACAAGAGTATATTATTACACGGGAAGTAGAATTAAAACCAGGACAAATATTTAACAGAAATATAGTTCAAAAAGACCTACAACGGGTATTTGGACTAGGTTTGTTTGAAGATGTGAATGTTTCTTTAGACCCTGGTACTGACCCCAGCAAAGTAGATGTAGTAATTAATGTTGCCGAACGCAGTAGCGGTTCGATCGCGGCTGGTGCTGGTATTAGTTCTGCCAGTGGATTATTTGGTACAGTCAGCTATCAACAGCAAAACCTCAACGGCAGAAACCAAAAATTAGGTGCAGAAGTCCAGGTAGGAACCAGGGAATTACTATTTGATTTACGCTACACCGACCCCTGGATTGCGGGTGATCCTTACCGCACCTCTTACACAGCCAATATTTTCCGCCGCAGTTCGATTTCCTTAGTATTTGAAGGAGATGAGAACAACGTGGAAACCTTCAGAGCCGGAGATGACGATGGCGATCGCCCCCGTGTGTTACGTTTAGGTGGTGGCGTTACCTTTACTCGTCCGTTGTCCAAAAATCCCTACGAACGTTCTGAATGGACAGCCTCAGCCGGGTTGCAATATCAGCGCGTTTCCACCCGCGATGCTGATGGTAATCTCAGAAGATTTGGTACAGTTTACAACAATGGCCAAGCTGGAGAATTAATTCCCTTAAGCTTCTCTGGTACAGGCCAAGACGACTTGGTATTATTACAACTAGGTACACAGCGCGATCGCCGTAACAATGCCCTACAGCCTACCAGTGGTTCGTTCCTGCGCTTCGGAGTTGACCAGTCATTACCAATAGGCGAAGGTAATATTTTACTCACTAGACTACGGGGGAGCTATAGCCAATACATCCCCGTGAAGCTCTTAAACTTTTCCAAAGGCGCACAAACTCTCGCCTTTAACATTCAAGGCGGTACTATCCTCGGCGATTTACCTCCCTACGAAGCCTTTACTTTAGGCGGTAGTAACTCCGTGCGTGGTTATGAAGAAGGAACACTAGCCAGCAGCCGTAGTTACGTGCAAGCAACTTTAGAGTATCGCTTCCCTGTATTTTCCATCGTAAGTGGTGCAGCCTTTGTCGATTTTGGTACTGACTTAGGCACCAATACTAGGGCGGCGGATGTTCTCAACAAAAACGGTACTGGCTATGGTTATGGTTTGGGTGTGCGCGTCCAATCACCTCTGGGGCCAATTCGTATCGACTACGGTATCAACGATGATGGTGATAGCCGCATCAACTTCGGCATTGGGGAAAGATTTTAA
- the purC gene encoding phosphoribosylaminoimidazolesuccinocarboxamide synthase: MSVHSKVYEGKAKILYTTDNPEILLADFKDDATAFNAQKRGSIIGKGKINCSISSELFKQLEAQGVKTHFIDSPSPNQMRVKAVKILPLEVVVRNIAAGSLSQQTGLPVGTVLQQPLVEFYYKNDQLGDPLLTRDRLLLMELATEEQVDLIKNLALQINEFLRSFWQQCGITLVDFKLEFGLDSQQQILLADEISPDTCRLWDTTETDPNRRVLDKDRFRRDLGNVEDAYQEVLQRVLQTVDSKN, from the coding sequence ATGTCTGTTCATTCTAAAGTCTACGAAGGCAAAGCAAAAATACTCTATACAACAGATAATCCAGAAATCTTGCTGGCTGATTTTAAAGATGATGCAACTGCGTTTAACGCCCAAAAGCGTGGCAGTATCATTGGCAAAGGAAAAATTAACTGTAGTATTTCTAGCGAGTTATTTAAACAGTTGGAAGCCCAAGGGGTTAAAACCCACTTTATTGACAGCCCGTCCCCTAATCAAATGCGGGTGAAAGCGGTGAAAATTTTACCCTTAGAAGTAGTCGTGAGAAATATTGCGGCGGGTAGCCTGAGTCAACAAACAGGTTTACCAGTGGGTACAGTTTTGCAACAGCCCTTGGTAGAGTTTTATTACAAGAATGATCAATTAGGAGACCCGTTGTTGACACGCGATCGCCTACTCTTAATGGAATTAGCTACAGAGGAACAAGTAGACCTAATTAAGAATCTAGCATTGCAAATCAACGAGTTTCTGCGGAGCTTTTGGCAGCAATGTGGCATTACCTTAGTAGACTTCAAACTAGAATTCGGCTTAGATTCACAACAGCAAATACTCCTGGCAGATGAGATTAGTCCAGACACCTGTCGTTTGTGGGACACTACAGAAACTGACCCCAACCGTCGCGTCCTGGATAAAGACCGCTTCCGCCGAGATTTAGGCAATGTAGAAGATGCGTACCAAGAGGTTTTACAGCGAGTGCTGCAAACAGTAGACAGTAAAAATTAA